A window from Brucella sp. BE17 encodes these proteins:
- a CDS encoding potassium transporter Kup: protein MKTLVLGALGVVYGDIGTSPIYAFREALHAATADGVLSRSDILGVVSLIVWALTLVVTVKYVLFVLRADNNGEGGILSLMALVRSALKGRPNLILGVGICGAALFFGDAVITPAISVLSAMEGLEIVAPDLTPFVVPVTVVILVTLFSVQRFGTGKVAIVFGPIMALWFLALGASGLWHIFDDPSVFAALNPYYAVRFLIISPGVAFITVGAVFLAMTGAEALYADLGHFGRRPIVRAWLWIVFPCLVLNYFGQAAFILAHGEAAALPFFQMIPKIALWPMVLLATAATVIASQAVISGAFSVARQAVQLNILPRLEIQHTSEKLHGQIYIPRVNLLLGLAVVILVLGFGKSSNLAAAYGIAVTGNMLVTTVLLYIVMTHIWKWPVMRALPLMLAFLIIDILFFSANIIKVHDGGWASIGIAAILVVIMWTWVRGTRHLFMKTRKAEVPLDLVVEQMGKRPPTIVSGTAVFLTGDLKSAPTALMHSLKHYKVLHENNVILTVVTASRPWVSSEDRARVSQFNERFMQVTLTFGYMQQPNIPRALALCRKLGWKLDIMTTSFFLSRRSLKASARSGMPLWQDKLFILLARTASDATEYFQIPTGRVVEIGTQVNL, encoded by the coding sequence ATGAAAACGCTGGTTCTGGGTGCTTTGGGCGTCGTCTACGGCGATATCGGCACCAGTCCGATTTATGCCTTCCGTGAGGCGCTTCATGCGGCAACGGCCGATGGCGTCCTGTCGCGTTCCGATATTCTGGGCGTGGTGTCGCTCATTGTCTGGGCGCTGACACTGGTGGTGACGGTCAAATATGTGTTGTTCGTGCTGCGCGCCGACAATAACGGCGAGGGCGGCATTTTATCGCTGATGGCGCTGGTGCGCAGTGCACTCAAGGGAAGACCGAACCTCATTTTAGGCGTGGGTATCTGCGGGGCGGCGCTGTTTTTCGGTGATGCCGTCATCACCCCGGCGATTTCGGTTCTCTCTGCCATGGAGGGGCTGGAAATTGTCGCTCCCGACCTGACGCCCTTCGTCGTGCCGGTGACGGTAGTCATTCTGGTGACGCTGTTTTCAGTGCAGCGCTTCGGCACCGGCAAGGTTGCCATTGTTTTCGGGCCTATCATGGCGCTGTGGTTTCTGGCGCTTGGTGCCTCCGGCCTCTGGCATATTTTCGACGATCCTAGCGTTTTCGCCGCCCTCAATCCCTATTATGCGGTGCGTTTTCTTATAATAAGTCCGGGCGTTGCCTTCATTACGGTGGGAGCCGTTTTCCTTGCCATGACTGGTGCCGAGGCGCTTTATGCCGATCTTGGCCATTTTGGACGCAGGCCTATCGTGCGCGCATGGCTGTGGATCGTTTTCCCCTGCCTTGTACTCAATTATTTCGGGCAGGCGGCATTCATTCTTGCCCATGGTGAGGCCGCAGCGCTGCCTTTTTTCCAGATGATACCGAAAATTGCGTTGTGGCCGATGGTCTTGCTCGCGACTGCGGCAACCGTGATCGCCAGTCAGGCGGTTATCAGCGGTGCTTTTTCTGTGGCGCGTCAGGCGGTGCAGCTGAATATTCTACCGCGCCTTGAAATCCAGCATACATCGGAGAAGCTGCACGGGCAGATCTATATTCCGCGCGTCAATCTGCTGCTCGGCCTCGCCGTCGTCATCCTTGTGTTGGGCTTTGGGAAATCGAGCAATCTGGCCGCAGCTTACGGCATAGCGGTCACGGGAAACATGTTGGTAACGACTGTGCTTCTTTACATCGTCATGACGCATATCTGGAAGTGGCCGGTGATGCGTGCGCTCCCGCTCATGCTGGCCTTCCTTATCATCGATATCCTGTTTTTCAGCGCCAATATCATCAAAGTGCATGACGGCGGCTGGGCTTCCATCGGTATAGCGGCCATCCTCGTCGTAATCATGTGGACATGGGTGCGCGGTACGCGCCATCTCTTCATGAAAACGCGCAAGGCGGAAGTGCCTCTTGATCTTGTCGTGGAGCAGATGGGCAAACGGCCACCCACCATTGTATCGGGTACGGCGGTGTTCCTGACGGGGGACTTGAAAAGTGCGCCGACCGCGTTGATGCACAGTCTCAAGCACTACAAGGTGCTGCACGAGAACAACGTCATCCTCACCGTGGTCACGGCATCGCGGCCATGGGTGTCGAGTGAAGACCGTGCCCGCGTATCGCAATTCAACGAGCGCTTCATGCAGGTCACGCTGACTTTCGGCTATATGCAGCAGCCCAATATTCCGCGTGCGCTGGCCTTGTGTCGCAAGCTTGGCTGGAAGCTTGATATCATGACGACATCCTTCTTCCTCTCGCGTCGCTCGCTCAAGGCTTCCGCACGCTCGGGTATGCCTTTATGGCAGGACAAGCTGTTTATTCTTCTGGCGCGCACGGCCTCAGATGCAACCGAATATTTCCAGATACCGACCGGACGCGTCGTGGAGATCGGAACACAGGTCAATCTTTGA
- a CDS encoding TetR/AcrR family transcriptional regulator, with the protein MSDRSEEFQAEDRQSLSPRQNEVLKQALRLLVEGGDRALTTASIARAANCSKESLYKWFGDRDGLLTAMVRWQASKVRVVPVAREKLDAESLFSSLEHFARDWLLVLSSPTSIALNRLAVSHAASAKSALGEIVLANGPVAMARRLKPILEMGQEAKLLAFDDIDEAFRAFFGLVVRDMQIRLLLGDRLELTDAEVIRDARRATKQFFALYGA; encoded by the coding sequence TTGAGCGATAGAAGCGAGGAATTTCAGGCTGAAGACCGTCAGTCGCTTTCGCCGCGTCAGAACGAGGTTCTGAAGCAGGCGCTGCGGCTTCTGGTCGAGGGCGGAGATCGCGCTTTGACGACGGCAAGCATCGCACGCGCCGCAAACTGCTCCAAGGAAAGCCTCTATAAATGGTTCGGCGACCGCGATGGTTTGCTGACGGCGATGGTGCGCTGGCAGGCGTCGAAAGTGCGCGTTGTTCCGGTGGCGCGTGAAAAGCTTGATGCAGAATCGCTTTTCTCAAGCCTCGAACATTTTGCCCGCGACTGGCTTCTGGTGCTTTCAAGCCCGACGTCGATTGCTCTCAACCGTCTGGCGGTGAGCCATGCCGCATCAGCTAAGTCTGCGCTGGGCGAGATCGTTCTCGCCAATGGGCCGGTCGCCATGGCCAGACGTCTGAAGCCGATCCTTGAAATGGGACAGGAAGCGAAGCTTCTGGCTTTCGACGATATCGATGAAGCATTTCGTGCATTTTTCGGACTGGTGGTTCGGGACATGCAGATCCGGTTGCTGCTCGGCGACCGGCTGGAACTGACTGATGCGGAGGTCATCCGGGACGCCCGGCGGGCCACAAAGCAGTTTTTCGCTCTTTATGGGGCTTAA
- a CDS encoding ATP-dependent RecD-like DNA helicase: MQFSPEQDQALKAVGQWLKEGRSPLFRLFGYAGTGKTTLARYFAEHVDGDVQFAAFTGKAAQVLRSKGASNARTLHSLIYRPRGEEAIEDETTGKTSIAPTFALNRQSPVAKAAMIVVDECSMVDEALGRDLMSFGTPILVLGDPGQLPPISGGGFFTEHEPDYLLTEIHRQAQDNPIIRMALDVREGRELSYGDYGLAKVIGKSEVDRDMVLAADQVLVGTNRTRRRYNQRLRELKGFTADYPQAGDKLVCLRNDPAKGLLNGSLWKVMTSSKETVKPGINLLVSPEDDDRGVSKIKLLKAQFEDPDSEIPWQTKKRYDDFDYGYALTVHKAQGSQWDDVVLFDESFAFRDTRERWLYTAITRAAERLTVVK, from the coding sequence ATGCAGTTTTCACCGGAACAGGATCAGGCGCTCAAAGCAGTCGGGCAATGGCTGAAAGAGGGTCGCAGCCCACTTTTCAGGCTGTTCGGCTATGCCGGAACCGGCAAGACGACGCTTGCGCGCTATTTTGCAGAGCATGTTGATGGCGATGTGCAGTTTGCGGCCTTCACCGGCAAGGCGGCGCAGGTCTTGCGCTCCAAAGGTGCCAGCAATGCGCGCACATTGCATTCGCTGATTTATCGCCCGCGTGGCGAGGAAGCCATTGAGGACGAGACGACAGGCAAAACATCCATCGCCCCGACTTTCGCGCTCAACCGGCAAAGCCCGGTCGCAAAGGCTGCGATGATTGTCGTGGATGAATGCTCTATGGTCGATGAGGCGCTGGGCCGTGATCTGATGAGCTTTGGTACGCCAATTCTCGTTCTGGGCGATCCGGGACAGTTGCCGCCGATTTCCGGCGGTGGTTTCTTTACCGAACATGAGCCGGACTATCTCTTGACCGAAATTCATCGGCAGGCGCAGGATAATCCCATCATCCGCATGGCGCTTGATGTGCGCGAGGGCCGCGAACTTAGCTATGGTGATTACGGGCTTGCCAAGGTGATTGGCAAGAGCGAAGTTGACCGCGATATGGTGCTGGCTGCCGATCAGGTTCTGGTCGGCACCAACCGCACAAGGCGGCGCTATAATCAGCGGCTTCGCGAGTTGAAAGGCTTTACAGCCGACTATCCGCAGGCTGGCGACAAGCTTGTCTGCCTGCGCAACGATCCAGCTAAGGGTCTGCTCAACGGATCGCTGTGGAAGGTAATGACTTCATCCAAGGAAACGGTGAAGCCCGGTATCAATCTGCTGGTGTCGCCCGAAGATGATGATCGTGGCGTTTCCAAGATCAAACTTCTCAAAGCGCAGTTTGAAGACCCGGATAGCGAAATTCCGTGGCAGACCAAGAAACGCTATGACGATTTCGATTATGGCTATGCGCTGACCGTTCATAAGGCGCAGGGCTCGCAATGGGACGATGTTGTGCTGTTCGATGAAAGCTTTGCGTTCCGCGATACGCGGGAGCGCTGGCTTTATACGGCGATCACCCGTGCGGCCGAGCGTCTGACGGTGGTAAAATAG
- a CDS encoding STAS/SEC14 domain-containing protein, translated as MRNEDIPVIRRIPTNRSDVFAFDIEGHMDDSSLENLYGLLDGAYEQHEEIDLLIRLTGYEGMDWGAAFSESTLSMRAKSLKHLRRYAIVGGPLWIQASITLMQPFLSIEIRCFEQEDEAKAWEWLNAEPVEE; from the coding sequence ATGCGCAATGAAGACATACCGGTTATCCGCCGCATTCCCACGAACCGAAGCGATGTCTTCGCCTTCGACATAGAAGGCCATATGGACGATTCATCACTGGAAAATCTCTATGGACTTTTGGACGGCGCCTATGAACAGCATGAGGAGATCGACCTTCTGATCCGCCTGACCGGCTATGAGGGGATGGATTGGGGGGCAGCTTTCTCCGAAAGCACCTTATCCATGCGCGCCAAGTCACTCAAGCACCTGCGCCGCTATGCCATTGTTGGCGGACCACTGTGGATACAGGCCAGCATCACCCTGATGCAGCCATTTCTGTCCATAGAAATACGCTGTTTCGAACAAGAAGACGAAGCAAAGGCATGGGAGTGGCTGAATGCCGAGCCAGTAGAGGAATGA
- a CDS encoding pyridoxine 5'-phosphate synthase: protein MTAKLSVNLNAVAMLRNRRDLPWPSVTGIGRVALEAGAAGLTVHPRPDQRHIRFSDLGALRALIDDEFPHAEFNMEGFPSDAFLDLVEKHEPEQVTLVPDDPMQSTSDHGWDFVLKADYLAPIVKRLKARGMRVSLFADPDPLGYEIAKGVGADRVELYTGPYGATYDDPAASARELERLGKAADAARALGLTLNAGHDLTVKNIPALAKRVPDLQEVSIGHGLTADALVHGMPATVKRFMTALAGEAN from the coding sequence ATGACTGCAAAATTATCTGTAAATCTCAATGCAGTGGCTATGCTGCGTAACAGGCGAGATTTGCCTTGGCCAAGCGTGACGGGCATCGGGCGCGTGGCGCTTGAGGCGGGTGCGGCAGGGCTGACGGTGCATCCGCGGCCTGATCAGCGCCATATTCGTTTTTCCGATCTTGGTGCTTTGCGCGCCTTGATCGATGATGAATTTCCGCATGCTGAATTCAATATGGAAGGCTTTCCCAGCGACGCCTTTCTCGATCTGGTCGAAAAACATGAGCCTGAACAGGTGACGCTGGTCCCCGATGATCCGATGCAGTCGACATCCGATCATGGCTGGGATTTTGTTCTCAAAGCCGATTATCTGGCGCCCATCGTCAAAAGGCTGAAGGCGCGTGGCATGCGCGTGTCACTCTTTGCTGATCCCGATCCTCTGGGCTATGAAATCGCAAAGGGCGTCGGTGCCGACCGGGTGGAACTCTATACAGGTCCCTATGGCGCAACCTACGACGACCCTGCTGCTAGCGCACGCGAACTGGAGAGGCTTGGAAAAGCAGCAGATGCAGCGCGCGCTCTTGGTCTTACGCTCAATGCCGGCCACGACCTGACGGTGAAGAATATTCCCGCTCTTGCAAAGCGCGTACCGGACTTGCAAGAAGTGTCTATCGGGCATGGATTGACTGCGGACGCCCTTGTCCATGGCATGCCCGCTACTGTAAAACGCTTTATGACCGCTTTGGCGGGCGAGGCCAATTAG
- the ilvN gene encoding acetolactate synthase small subunit, with amino-acid sequence MNAQNLASGSAYFIAAETQTPETHTLAVLVDNEPGVLARVIGLFSGRGYNIESLTVSETEHEQHLSRITIVTRGTPHVLDQIRHQLERIVPVHRVVDLSHRAAELGHDRPIERELALVKVAGSGEARAETLRLADAFKAKVVDATTEHFVLEITGKPAKIDQFIAIMKPLGLVEICRTGVSAMNRGPQGM; translated from the coding sequence ATGAACGCACAAAATCTCGCTTCCGGCTCGGCCTATTTTATCGCAGCCGAGACGCAAACACCGGAAACCCACACGCTTGCCGTTCTCGTCGATAATGAACCGGGCGTCCTTGCCCGGGTGATCGGTCTTTTTTCCGGTCGCGGCTATAATATCGAAAGCCTCACGGTTTCCGAAACCGAGCATGAGCAGCACCTGTCGCGCATCACCATCGTCACGCGCGGAACGCCGCATGTGCTCGACCAGATCCGCCATCAGCTGGAGCGCATCGTGCCGGTGCATCGCGTTGTGGACTTAAGCCACCGCGCGGCGGAACTTGGCCATGACCGCCCCATCGAACGTGAGTTGGCGCTGGTGAAAGTGGCGGGTTCCGGCGAGGCCCGCGCTGAGACGCTGCGTCTGGCGGATGCCTTCAAGGCCAAGGTGGTGGATGCCACGACCGAGCATTTCGTGCTCGAAATCACTGGAAAACCGGCAAAGATCGATCAGTTTATCGCGATCATGAAGCCGCTCGGGCTGGTTGAAATCTGCCGCACTGGTGTTTCGGCAATGAACCGCGGTCCGCAGGGCATGTAA
- the ilvC gene encoding ketol-acid reductoisomerase codes for MRVYYDRDADVNLIKSKNVVIVGYGSQGRAHALNLKDSGAANVRIALREGSATVKKAEADGFQVMNVADASKWADLLMMATPDELQADIYKDHIHDNLRDGAAIAFAHGLNVHFGLIEPKKSVDVVMIAPKGPGHTVRGEYQKGGGVPCLIAIDQDASGNAHDLALSYASGVGGGRSGVIETTFKEECETDLFGEQVVLCGGLVELIRAGFETLVEGGYAPEMAYFECLHEVKLIVDLIYEGGIANMNYSISNTAEWGEYVTGPRIITEETKAEMKRVLKDIQTGKFTSDWMQEWKGGAARFKAIRRNNDSHQIEEVGEKLRGMMPWISANKLVDKARN; via the coding sequence ATGCGTGTTTATTACGATCGGGACGCCGATGTTAACCTGATCAAGTCCAAGAACGTGGTCATTGTGGGCTATGGTAGCCAGGGCCGCGCCCATGCGCTGAACCTGAAAGATTCGGGTGCTGCCAATGTGCGCATCGCGCTTCGTGAAGGCTCGGCAACGGTCAAGAAGGCCGAAGCTGACGGCTTTCAGGTGATGAATGTTGCCGATGCCTCCAAATGGGCTGATCTTCTTATGATGGCAACGCCTGACGAGCTGCAGGCCGACATCTACAAGGATCACATTCACGACAATCTGCGTGATGGCGCTGCGATTGCTTTTGCCCATGGCCTCAATGTTCATTTTGGCCTCATTGAGCCGAAGAAGAGCGTTGACGTCGTCATGATCGCTCCGAAAGGCCCCGGTCATACGGTGCGCGGCGAATACCAGAAGGGTGGCGGCGTGCCGTGCCTGATCGCTATCGATCAGGATGCTTCCGGAAATGCTCATGATCTGGCTCTGTCCTACGCTTCAGGCGTTGGCGGCGGTCGCTCGGGCGTCATCGAAACCACTTTTAAGGAAGAATGCGAAACCGATCTGTTTGGTGAGCAGGTCGTTCTTTGCGGTGGTTTGGTGGAACTCATCCGCGCTGGCTTTGAAACGCTGGTCGAAGGCGGTTATGCACCCGAAATGGCGTATTTCGAATGCCTTCACGAAGTAAAGCTGATCGTTGATCTGATCTACGAAGGCGGCATCGCCAACATGAACTACTCGATCTCCAATACGGCCGAGTGGGGCGAATATGTCACTGGTCCGCGCATCATCACCGAAGAGACCAAGGCAGAGATGAAGCGCGTTCTCAAAGACATCCAGACCGGTAAGTTCACGTCTGATTGGATGCAGGAATGGAAGGGTGGCGCTGCGCGCTTCAAGGCCATCCGCCGAAACAATGACAGCCATCAGATTGAAGAAGTCGGTGAAAAATTGCGCGGTATGATGCCGTGGATTTCCGCCAATAAGCTGGTAGATAAGGCCCGCAACTAA
- a CDS encoding acetolactate synthase 3 large subunit — translation MSADKQDAEKIASQTQDASHPREMTGAEMVIQALIDQGVESIFGYPGGAVLPIYDELFQQEKVQHILVRHEQGAGHAAEGYARSTGKVGVMLVTSGPGATNAVTPLQDALMDSIPLVCISGQVPTSLIGSDGFQEADTVGITRPCTKHNWLVKDVNDLARILHEAFHIASTGRPGPVLVDIPKDIQFATGIYTPPETSPRTSYRPIVSGDAQAVTEAVRLLVNAKKPVIYSGGGVINSGPAASRLLRELVELGNFPITSTLMGLGAYPASGKNWLGMLGMHGTYEANMTMHDCDVMLCLGARFDDRITGRLNAFSPYSKKIHIDIDPSSINKNVRVDVPIVGDVEHVLEDIIRQFRASEKKPEKKAMSAWWEQIDRWRARNSLAYTPNKDVIMPQYAIQRLYELTKDRKTYITTEVGQHQMWAAQFFGFEEPNRWLTSGGLGTMGYGLPAALGVQIAHPEALVIDIAGDASIQMCIQEMSAAIQHNAPIKIFILNNQYMGMVRQWQQLLHGNRLSHSYTEAMPDFVKLAEAYGAHGIRCDKPGKLDAAIQEMIDIDKPVIFDCRVANLANCFPMIPSGKAHNEMLLPDEATDEAVANAIDAQGRALV, via the coding sequence ATGAGCGCAGATAAACAGGACGCGGAGAAAATCGCCAGCCAGACGCAGGACGCAAGCCATCCGCGTGAGATGACGGGTGCGGAAATGGTGATCCAGGCTCTAATCGATCAGGGTGTGGAAAGCATTTTCGGCTACCCAGGCGGTGCCGTGTTGCCGATCTATGACGAACTGTTCCAGCAGGAAAAGGTCCAGCATATTCTGGTGCGTCACGAGCAGGGTGCCGGCCATGCAGCTGAAGGTTATGCACGTTCGACCGGCAAGGTTGGCGTGATGCTCGTCACCTCCGGTCCCGGTGCTACCAATGCCGTCACCCCGCTTCAGGATGCGTTGATGGATTCCATTCCACTGGTTTGCATTTCCGGTCAGGTTCCAACCTCGCTGATCGGTTCGGACGGCTTTCAGGAAGCCGATACGGTCGGCATCACGCGCCCCTGCACCAAGCATAACTGGCTGGTGAAAGACGTAAACGATCTCGCCCGCATTCTGCATGAAGCCTTTCATATCGCTTCCACCGGGCGCCCCGGTCCGGTTCTGGTCGATATTCCAAAGGATATCCAGTTTGCCACCGGCATCTATACGCCGCCGGAAACCAGTCCGCGCACCAGTTATCGCCCGATTGTCAGCGGTGACGCGCAGGCCGTAACCGAGGCGGTTCGGCTGCTGGTGAATGCCAAAAAGCCGGTCATCTATTCAGGTGGTGGTGTCATCAATTCGGGTCCCGCAGCCTCCCGTCTGCTGCGTGAACTTGTAGAATTGGGCAATTTCCCCATCACCTCGACCCTGATGGGGCTTGGCGCTTATCCGGCCTCAGGTAAGAACTGGCTGGGAATGCTTGGCATGCACGGCACCTATGAGGCCAATATGACGATGCATGACTGCGATGTCATGCTGTGCCTCGGCGCGCGTTTTGATGACCGCATCACCGGGCGTCTGAATGCATTTTCACCCTATTCAAAGAAAATCCACATCGATATCGATCCGTCCTCGATCAACAAGAACGTCCGCGTGGATGTACCGATCGTCGGTGATGTCGAGCATGTTCTTGAAGACATCATCCGTCAGTTCCGCGCCTCTGAAAAGAAGCCGGAGAAAAAGGCCATGAGCGCATGGTGGGAGCAGATCGATCGCTGGAGGGCACGTAATTCGCTGGCCTACACGCCCAACAAGGACGTGATCATGCCGCAATATGCGATCCAGCGGCTTTACGAACTGACAAAAGACCGCAAGACCTACATCACTACGGAAGTGGGTCAGCACCAGATGTGGGCGGCGCAGTTTTTTGGTTTTGAGGAGCCCAATCGCTGGCTGACTTCGGGTGGGCTCGGCACCATGGGTTATGGTCTGCCGGCAGCGCTTGGCGTGCAGATCGCGCACCCGGAGGCGCTGGTGATCGACATTGCGGGCGATGCATCTATCCAGATGTGCATTCAGGAAATGTCTGCGGCTATCCAGCATAATGCGCCGATCAAGATTTTCATCCTGAACAATCAATATATGGGCATGGTGCGCCAATGGCAGCAATTGCTGCACGGCAACCGTCTGTCGCATTCCTACACCGAAGCCATGCCCGATTTCGTCAAGCTGGCCGAAGCCTATGGTGCGCACGGTATCCGCTGTGACAAGCCGGGTAAACTCGATGCGGCCATTCAGGAAATGATCGATATCGACAAGCCGGTGATTTTTGATTGCCGTGTTGCCAATCTCGCCAATTGTTTCCCGATGATCCCGTCAGGCAAGGCGCATAATGAAATGCTGCTGCCTGATGAAGCCACCGATGAAGCTGTTGCCAATGCCATCGACGCCCAAGGCCGTGCGCTAGTCTGA
- the serB gene encoding phosphoserine phosphatase SerB gives MSASASLVATLIANPAKASLVPALGIKASAATNATGLYWLADGIACDIPLTHGIKADEAHALLRHALNGEPIDIVVQEQDSRRKKILIADMDSTMIEQECIDELAEEAGLRERVAEITVRAMNGEIEFEPALRERVALLKGLPVAVIDKVIATRITLMPGGPELVRTMRKHGAYTALVSGGFTAFTQRIAEMVGFNENRANQLLNDGANLSGTVAEPILGREAKVERLEAIADRLGLTPEDAIAVGDGANDLGMIQLAGTGVALHAKPAVAAQAKVRIDHGDLTALLYIQGYRKADFVE, from the coding sequence ATGTCCGCATCCGCCTCTCTCGTTGCCACCCTGATTGCCAATCCGGCCAAAGCCAGTCTCGTACCCGCGCTTGGGATTAAAGCCTCGGCGGCCACGAATGCAACAGGACTTTACTGGCTTGCTGACGGTATTGCCTGCGATATCCCGCTTACCCACGGCATTAAAGCGGACGAGGCACACGCCTTGCTGCGTCATGCGCTCAACGGCGAGCCAATCGATATCGTTGTGCAGGAACAGGACAGCCGCCGCAAGAAAATCCTGATCGCCGATATGGATTCGACCATGATCGAACAGGAATGTATCGACGAGCTTGCCGAGGAAGCGGGGCTGCGCGAGCGTGTCGCAGAGATCACCGTGCGCGCCATGAATGGTGAAATAGAATTTGAGCCAGCCCTGCGCGAACGCGTCGCGCTCTTGAAAGGCCTGCCGGTTGCTGTGATCGACAAGGTGATTGCGACGCGCATCACATTAATGCCGGGCGGACCGGAACTGGTGCGCACGATGCGCAAGCATGGCGCTTATACAGCTCTCGTCTCGGGCGGTTTTACCGCCTTCACCCAGCGGATTGCAGAAATGGTCGGTTTTAACGAAAATCGCGCAAACCAGCTTCTCAATGACGGGGCAAACCTTTCCGGCACAGTCGCAGAACCGATTCTCGGCCGGGAGGCCAAGGTCGAGCGACTTGAAGCCATCGCCGACCGACTGGGGCTTACACCCGAAGACGCCATAGCAGTGGGTGACGGTGCCAACGATCTGGGCATGATACAGCTTGCAGGAACGGGCGTGGCGTTACACGCAAAACCCGCTGTGGCAGCACAGGCAAAAGTCAGAATCGATCATGGCGACCTGACAGCACTTCTCTATATTCAAGGGTATCGAAAAGCTGATTTCGTAGAATAG
- the miaA gene encoding tRNA (adenosine(37)-N6)-dimethylallyltransferase MiaA, with protein MTRDAINNAILIAGPTASGKSALALAFARQTGGFIVNADSMQVYDVLDCLTARPGAYDLKEAEHYLYGHISPRLSYSTGKWFEDVASLLMRPELTGRTPVFVGGTGLYFRALLGGLSQMPQVPQDVRDQWRERMRDEGPESLHRILSERDPQIAATLQPTDSQRIVRALEVLEGTGKSLLEWHGAKGEALVDAASARKIVLLPERDVLSARIAQRFASMWDEGALNEVKALLALRLDPALPAMKAIGVREISAFFEGAMSAQEAIDRSVIATRQYAKRQSTWFRNQLDDSWKFVSGAEQALK; from the coding sequence ATGACAAGGGACGCGATCAACAACGCAATCCTGATAGCCGGACCGACGGCCAGCGGCAAGTCGGCTCTTGCACTTGCGTTTGCGCGGCAAACCGGCGGGTTCATCGTCAATGCCGATTCCATGCAGGTCTATGACGTGCTCGACTGTCTCACGGCACGTCCGGGAGCTTACGACCTGAAGGAAGCCGAACACTATCTCTATGGCCATATCTCGCCAAGGCTCAGCTATTCTACCGGCAAGTGGTTTGAGGATGTTGCCTCTCTTTTAATGCGCCCAGAGCTTACAGGACGAACGCCGGTTTTTGTCGGCGGTACCGGGCTTTATTTTCGCGCTCTGCTTGGCGGGTTGTCGCAAATGCCGCAAGTGCCGCAGGATGTGCGCGATCAATGGCGCGAGCGCATGCGCGACGAGGGGCCGGAAAGCCTCCATCGCATCTTGTCGGAGCGCGACCCGCAAATCGCTGCCACACTGCAACCGACCGATAGCCAGCGCATTGTGCGCGCCCTTGAAGTGCTTGAAGGCACCGGAAAGTCTTTGCTTGAATGGCATGGTGCCAAGGGTGAGGCCTTGGTGGATGCTGCCTCTGCCCGCAAGATCGTCCTTCTGCCGGAGCGTGACGTGTTGTCAGCGCGCATCGCGCAGCGCTTTGCTTCGATGTGGGACGAAGGTGCACTCAATGAGGTAAAGGCACTTCTGGCTCTGCGGCTTGATCCTGCCTTGCCCGCCATGAAGGCAATCGGTGTGCGGGAAATATCAGCATTTTTTGAAGGCGCAATGAGCGCGCAGGAAGCAATCGATCGTTCAGTGATTGCCACGCGGCAATATGCCAAACGCCAGTCGACATGGTTTCGCAACCAGCTTGATGATAGTTGGAAATTTGTGAGCGGTGCCGAACAAGCCTTGAAATAA